In Oryza brachyantha chromosome 2, ObraRS2, whole genome shotgun sequence, a single window of DNA contains:
- the LOC102708413 gene encoding receptor-like protein 3, with translation MQMEPHPAWRSWLTMPFSGLTAAALLLLLLLLLLSMATYTIACLEQERSSLLRFLSGLSQDGGIGMSWHNVTDCCRWEGITCSGDGLVIEVSLASKGLEGQISPSLGELTGLSSLNLSYNSLSGGLPSQLMPSGTITVLDVSFNQLHGNLQEMDSSVSNWPLQVLNISSNRFTGEFPSNTWEKMRNLVAINASNNSFTGHVPASFCIGSASLAVIDLGYNQFSGSIPPGIGNCSALRMLKADHNNITGALPDDLFDATPLEYLFFPNNYLQGTIEGALMIKLRNLEFLDLGGNRFSGTIPDSIGQLKRLQGLHMNNNNLSGELPSSLGECTNLVTVNLSSNSSNKFTGELANVNFSNLPNLETLDFSWNNFTGTIPESIYSCRDLNRLRLSTNRFHGQLTKNIGNLKSITLLSLSYNNFTNITNTLHILRSLRNLTVLFIGGNFKNEAMPQDETIDGFENILGLAIERCALSGKMPNWLSKLRNLQVSCTKQERHYLLRFLTGLSQDGGLAASWRNNTDCCAWEGIICGEDGAVTELSLASRGLQGGISSSSLSKLTRLSRLNLSFNLLSGLLPPELISTSSIVILDVSFNRLDGELQELNSSSPDRPLQVLNISSNLFTGAFPSTTWEKMSNLFAINASNNSFTGHIPSTFCISSSSFSVLDLSYNQFSGNIPPGIGKCSSLRMLRAGQNNIVGTLPNDLFNATSLEYLSFANNGLQGTINAALIIKLSNLVFLDLGWNRLSGKIPNFIGQLKRLEELHMCSNNLSGELPPSLGKCTNLVTINLRNNKLTGELAKVNFSNLPNLKKIDFGLNNFTGTIPESIYSCSNLTWLRLSSNRLHGQLTKNIENLKSITTLSLSYNNFTNITNTVHILKSLRNLTVLLIGGNFKNEAMPQDEAIDGFENILALAIEQCALSGRIPNWFSKLRNLQVLVLRNNLLNGPIPTWINSLKLLSYVDISNNRLIGEIPVALMEMPMLKSDKVADNSDPRTFPLPVYAGACLCFQYHTATSLPKMLNLGNNKFTGGIPKEIGELKALLSLNLSFNNLNREIPQSINKLKNLMVLDLSHNHLTGTIPPALDNLHFLSKFNVSYNDLEGPVPIGGQFSTFPSSSFAGNPKLCSPMLLHRCYSAEAALSSPNSTKEYINKVVFVIAFCVFFVVGVLYDQMVLPRCFLLNQLR, from the exons ATGCAGATGGAACCCCATCCTGCGTGGAGAAGCTGGCTAACGATGCCTTTCTCTGGTCTAACCGCTGCAGCgttattgctgctgctgctgctgctgctgctctccaTGGCCACCTACACCATTGCTTGCCTCGAGCAGGAGAGGAGCTCTCTACTCCGGTTCCTTTCTGGGCTGTCGCAAGACGGCGGCATCGGCATGTCGTGGCACAATGTCACCGACTGCTGCAGGTGGGAAGGTATCACCTGCAGTGGAGATGGGTTGGTGATTGAGGTCTCTCTGGCATCTAAAGGCCTCGAAGGGCAGATCTCACCGTCGCTGGGAGAGCTCACCGGCTTGTCGAGCCTTAACCTGTCCTACAACTCGCTCTCCGGTGGCCTTCCGTCGCAGCTGATGCCCTCTGGTACCATCACTGTCCTTGATGTCAGCTTCAACCAGCTCCATGGCAACCTGCAAGAGATGGATTCATCAGTATCAAACTGGCCACTGCAGGTACTGAATATCTCAAGCAACCGGTTTACAGGAGAATTTCCATCCAACACATGGGAGAAAATGAGAAACCTGGTCGCGATCAATGCGAGCAACAACAGTTTTACTGGGCATGTACCTGCCTCCTTCTGCATTGGTTCTGCATCCCTTGCTGTAATCGACCTCGGCTACAACCAGTTCAGTGGCAGCATCCCCCCTGGAATAGGTAACTGCTCTGCCCTTAGAATGCTAAAGGCTGATCACAACAACATCACCGGGGCCCTCCCGGATGATCTCTTCGATGCCACACCATTGGAGTACCTCTTTTTTCCTAACAATTATTTGCAAGGAACCATTGAAGGTGCACTCATGATAAAGCTCAGAAATCTAGAATTTCTTGATCTTGGTGGGAATAGATTCAGTGGCACGATCCCAGACTCTATAGGCCAGCTGAAGAGACTACAGGGGCTTCACATGAACAACAACAACTTATCAGGAGAGCTGCCATCATCCTTGGGCGAGTGCACAAATCTAGTAACCGTCAACctcagcagcaacagcagcaacaagtTTACAGGAGAGCTTGCCAATGTTAACTTCTCCAACCTGCCCAATCTGGAAACATTAGATTTTTCCTGGAATAACTTCACTGGCACAATTCCAGAAAGCATCTACTCATGCCGTGATTTGAATAGGTTGCGGCTATCAACCAATAGGTTTCACGGCCAGTTGACAAAGAATATAGGAAATCTGAAGTCTATCACCTTGTTATCTCTTTCCTACAACAATTTTACAAACATAACAAATACCCTTCACATACTCAGGAGCTTAAGGAACCTCACTGTATTGTTCATCGGGGGCAACTTCAAGAATGAAGCTATGCCACAGGATGAAACAATTGATGGTTTTGAGAATATTCTGGGTCTTGCCATAGAGCGTTGTGCACTGTCTGGAAAGATGCCTAATTGGCTATCAAAGCTCAGAAATTTGCAGGT TTCATGCACCAAGCAGGAGAGGCACTACCTCCTCCGGTTCCTCACCGGGCTGTCACAGGATGGCGGCCTCGCTGCATCATGGAGGAATAATACAGACTGTTGTGCCTGGGAAGGGATCATCTGTGGAGAAGACGGTGCAGTAACTGAGCTATCACTGGCTTCAAGAGGTCTACAAGGGGgcatctcatcatcatcactgaGCAAGCTCACGAGATTGTCGCGACTCAACTTATCATTCAACTTACTCTCTGGCCTGCTTCCACCAGAGCTGATATCCACTAGCAGCATCGTCATCCTTGATGTCAGTTTCAACCGCCTAGATGGAGAACTGCAGGAGCTGAATTCCTCGTCGCCTGACCGGCCACTCCAGGTACTGAACATCTCAAGCAACCTGTTTACAGGAGCATTTCCCTCCACCACATGGGAGAAAATGAGCAACCTGTTTGCAATCAATGCGAGCAACAACAGTTTTACTGGGCACATACCTTCCACTTTTTgcatcagttcatcatcctTTTCTGTGCTTGACCTTTCTTACAACCAATTCAGTGGCAACATCCCTCCAGGGATAGGTAAATGCTCTTCCCTTAGAATGCTCAGGGCTGGCCAAAACAACATCGTTGGGACCCTGCCAAATGATCTCTTCAATGCCACCTCCCTGGAGTACCTCTCTTTTGCTAACAATGGTTTGCAAGGAACAATTAATGCTGCGCTCATCATAAAGCTCAGTAatcttgtttttcttgatCTTGGCTGGAATAGATTGAGTGGCAAGATCCCAAATTTTATAGGTCAACTAAAGAGACTAGAGGAGCTTCACATGTGCAGCAACAACTTATCTGGAGAGCTGCCACCATCGTTGGGCAAGTGCACAAATCTGGTAACCATCAACCTCAGGAACAACAAGTTAACAGGAGAACTTGCCAAGGTTAACTTCTCAAACCTGCccaatctgaaaaaaatagattttggcTTGAATAACTTCACCGGCACAATTCCTGAAAGCATCTACTCATGCAGTAATTTGACTTGGTTGCGACTATCTTCTAATAGGCTTCACGGCCAGTTGACAAAGAATATAGAAAATCTAAAGTCTATCACCACCTTATCTCTCTCCTACAACAATTTTACAAATATCACAAATACAGTTCACATTCTCAAGAGCTTAAGGAATCTCACTGTCTTGTTAATTGGGGGCAACTTCAAGAATGAAGCTATGCCACAGGATGAAGCAATTGATGGTTTTGAGAATATTCTGGCTCTTGCCATAGAGCAGTGTGCACTGTCTGGAAGGATACCTAATTGGTTCTCCAAGCTCCGAAATTTGCAGGTTTTAGTTTTACGCAACAATCTACTGAATGGACCTATACCAACCTGGATCAATAGCCTAAAACTTCTTAGTTATGTGGACATATCCAATAATAGACTTATAGGAGAAATACCAGTAGCATTAATGGAGATGCCAATGCTAAAGTCAGATAAGGTTGCAGATAACTCAGACCCAAGAACATTTCCACTTCCGGTTTATGCAGGTGCATGTTTGTGTTTTCAGTACCATACAGCTACTTCTCTCCCTAAAATGCTGAATCTAGGTAACAACAAATTCACTGGTGGGATCCCCAAGGAGATAGGTGAGTTAAAAGCACTCCTTTCACTCAACTTGAGCTTCAACAACTTAAACAGAGAGATCCCACAGTCCATCAACAAGCTCAAGAATTTGATGGTTTTAGACCTTTCACACAACCATTTGACAGGCACAATCCCTCCAGCACTGGACAACCTTCATTTCCTCTCTAAATTCAACGTTTCGTACAATGACCTTGAAGGTCCTGTACCAATTGGAGGCCAGTTCAGCACATTTCCAAGTTCTAGTTTTGCTGGAAACCCAAAGCTATGCAGCCCTATGCTTTTGCACCGTTGTTATTCAGCAGAAGCAGCTCTGTCTTCCCCAAACTCAACAAAAGAGTACATCAACAAGGTTGTCTTTGTGATTGCCTTTTGTGTATTCTTTGTAGTAGGAGTGCTATATGATCAGATGGTTCTACCTAGATGTTTTTTGTTAAACCAGTTACGATAG